From Glycine max cultivar Williams 82 chromosome 11, Glycine_max_v4.0, whole genome shotgun sequence, the proteins below share one genomic window:
- the LOC100806098 gene encoding plasmodesmata-located protein 8, which produces MLRSLQLESGYRIILALRLSSLLIFFSSVLSARGYPSRAHIFIYAVCSQEKYQPNSPFEGNLNSFLSSVVSSSSDITYNSFAVGNGSLTPQEGSVYGLYQCRGDLHPIDCSKCVGRLVNQIGLVCPYALGASLQLEGCLVRYEHAGDFLGKLDTSLRYKKCSKAATSDVEFFHRRDDVLADLQTANGFRVSSSGIVEGFAQCLGDLSVSDCSSCIADAVGKLKSLCGSAAAADLFLGQCYARYWASGYYHESDSSNNDQVGKSVAIIVGVFAGLAVLVVILSICKTAAG; this is translated from the exons atgttgagaAGTCTTCAACTGGAGTCTGGTTACAGAATCATCTTAGCTTTGAGACTCTCTTCCCtgctaattttcttttcttcggtTCTGAGTGCTCGTGGCTACCCTTCAAGAGCTCATATCTTCATATATGCAGTCTGTTCTCAAGAAAAATACCAACCAAACTCACCCTTTGAAGGCAACCTTAACAGCTTTCTGTCTTCAGTTGTCAGTTCATCCTCTGATATAACTTACAATAGTTTTGCTGTTGGAAATGGAAGCCTAACACCGCAAGAAGGAAGTGTATACGGCTTATATCAGTGCAGAGGCGATTTGCATCCAATTGATTGCTCAAAGTGTGTAGGAAGACTTGTTAACCAAATAGGGTTGGTTTGTCCCTATGCCCTTGGGGCTTCTTTGCAACTTGAAGGCTGCCTTGTAAGATATGAGCATGCTGGTGATTTCCTGGGCAAACTGGACACCAGTCTCAGATATAAGAAATGTAGTAAAGCCGCGACTAGCGACGTCGAGTTCTTCCATCGCAGAGACGATGTTCTTGCTGATTTGCAAACAGCTAATGGATTTAGAGTCAGTAGTTCAGGCATAGTTGAAGGATTTGCACAATGCTTGGGGGATTTAAGTGTATCAGATTGCTCCTCTTGTATAGCAGATGCAGTTGGAAAGCTGAAAAGCTTATGTGGATCAGCAGCAGCAGCTGATTTGTTCTTGGGACAATGTTATGCTCGATACTGGGCCTCTGGTTATTATCATGAATCAG ATTCCTCCAACAATGATCAAGTGGGGAAATCGGTTGCCATTATTGTGGGAGTGTTTGCAGGTCTTGCCGTTCTAGTTGTAATCCTCTCAATTTGCAAAACAGCAGCGG GTTAA